In Piliocolobus tephrosceles isolate RC106 chromosome 10, ASM277652v3, whole genome shotgun sequence, a single window of DNA contains:
- the FRS2 gene encoding fibroblast growth factor receptor substrate 2, whose amino-acid sequence MGSCCSCPDKDTVPDNHRNKFKVINVDDDGNELGSGIMELTDTELILYTRKRDSVKWHYLCLRRYGYDSNLFSFESGRRCQTGQGIFAFKCARAEELFNMLQEIMQNNSINVVEEPVVERNNHQTELEVPRTPRTPTTPGFAAQSLPNGYPRYPSFGDASSHPSSRHPSVGSARLPSVGEESTHPLLVAEEQVHTYVNTTGVQEERKNRTSVHVPLEARVSNAESNTPKEEPSSIEDRDPQILLEPEGVKFVLGPTPVQKQLMEKEKLEQLGRDQVSGSGANNTEWDTGYDSDERRDAPSVNKLVYENINGLSIPSASGVRRGRLTSTSTSDTQNINNSAQRRTALLNYENLPSLPPVWEARKLSRDEDDNLGPKTPSLNGYHNNLDPMHNYVNTENVTVPASAHKIEYSRRRDCTPTVFNFDIRRPSLEHRQLNYIQVDLEGGSDSDNPQTPKTPTTPLPQTPTRRTELYAVIDIERTAAMSNLQKALPRDDGTSRKTRHNSTDLPM is encoded by the exons ATGGGTAGCTGTTGTAGCTGTCCAGATAAAGACACTGTCCCAGATAACCATCGGAACAAGTTTAAG gtcattAATGTGGATGATGATGGGAATGAGTTAGGTTCTGGCATAATGGAACTTACAGACACAGAACTGATTTTATACACCCGCAAACGTGACTCAGTAAAATGGCACTACCTCTGCCTGCGACGCTATGGCTATGACTcgaatctcttttcttttgaaagtgGTCGAAGGTGTCAAACTGGACAAG GAATCTTTGCCTTTAAGTGTGCCCGTGCAGAAGAATTATTTAACATGTTGCAAGAGATTATGCAAAATAATAGTATAAATGTGGTGGAAGAGCCAGTTGTAGAAAGGAATAATCATCAGACAGAATTGGAAGTCCCTAGAACACCTCGAACACCTACAA CTCCAGGATTTGCTGCTCAGAGCTTACCTAATGGATATCCCCGATATCCCTCATTTGGAGATGCTTCATCCCATCCTTCAAGCAGACATCCTTCTGTGGGAAGTGCTCGCCTGCCTTCAGTAGGGGAAGAATCTACACATCCTTTGCTTGTGGCTGAGGAACAA gtACATACCTATGTCAACACTACAGGTGTGCAAGAAGAGCGGAAAAACCGCACAAGTGTGCATGTTCCATTGGAGGCGAGGGTTTCTAATGCTGAAAGCAACACACCAAAAGAAGAACCAAGTAGTATTGAGGACAGGGATCCTCAGATTCTTCTTGAACCTGAAGGAGTCAAATTTGTTTTAGGGCCAACCCCTGTTCAAAAGCAAttaatggaaaaagagaaattggAGCAACTTGGAAGAGATCAAGTTAGTGGAAGTGGAGCAAATAACACAGAATGGGACACTGGCTATGACAGTGATGAACGAAGAGATGCACCCTCTGTTAACAAACTGgtgtatgaaaatataaatgggCTATCTATCCCTAGTGCCTCAGGGGTCAGGAGAGGTCGTCTGACATCCACCAGTACCTCAGATACCCAGAATATCAACAACTCAGCTCAGAGAAGAACTGCATTATTAAACTATGAAAATCTACCATCTTTGCCTCCTGTTTGGGAAGCCCGCAAGCTAAGTAGGGATGAAGATGACAATTTAGGaccaaagaccccatctctaaatggCTACCATAATAATCTAGATCCAATGCATAACTATGTAAATACAGAGAATGTAACAGTGCCGGCAAGTGCTCACAAAATAGAATATTCAAGGCGTCGGGACTGTACGCCTACAGTCTTTAACTTTGATATCAGACGCCCAAGTTTAGAACACAGGCAGCTTAATTACATACAGGTTGACTTGGAAGGTGGCAGTGACTCGGACAACCCTCAGACTCCAAAAACGCCTACGACTCCCCTTCCACAAACCCCTACCAGGCGCACAGAGCTGTATGCCGTGATAGACATCGAGAGAACTGCTGCTATGTCAAATTTGCAGAAAGCACTGCCACGAGATGATGGTACATCTAGGAAAACTAGACACAATAGTACTGATCTGCCCATGTGA